GCGAAGCGCGAATGATCCGCGTCACTCCAGCCGACGTGCTCGCCCAGTCCCCGTTCACCGTCGCCTCCGACGATGATCGTTGCCGAAGGCCTCTCGCCGCCCGGATACGACGGCATCGGCACGGTCCGGATGCAGACCGTCAGCCAGTGGATCGCCAGGGGAAGTGCTTCGATCTTCGCACGCAGAGGGCTCGGAGCCTCAGCCAAGACTCCCTCCCTGACGGCCGGCGGAGCGAAGGCACCCGGCCGGATCAATCATGGGCGCAGCGGAAACCTGCGAAGATCTGGCGGCGCTGGGGCAGGTCCCAGTTCCGGAATGTGTTGCGGATCGCAATCGATGCCGTGGCCCACGAGCCGCCGCGCAGCACTTTGTGCGCGCTGCCGAAATGAACCTGCGAGTATTCGGGGTACGGGAAGGCGCGGAACCCGGGATACGGCAGGAAATCGCTTGCCGTCCATTCCCAGACGTCGCCGAGCATCTGCCCGCAGCCGTAGTAACTGCGACCTTGCGGATACGCACCGACGGCAGCCGGCGCGAACGTGCGCTGGTCGAGGTTGGCGCGGTGGGGCGACGGTTCGCTGTCGCCCCAGGGATAGAGTCGCGCGACGCCGCGCTCGAGGTCCCAGGCGGCCGCCTTTTCCCATTCGGCCTCGCTCGGCAGCCTTCTCCCGAGCCAGCGCGCGCACGCGACCGCCTCGTACCAGCAGACGTGAACCACGGGACGATCCGCGACGAGCGGCGCCCTGCGGCCGAAGGCAAGCTCGCTCCAATTCCCGTCGCCCTCGCGTCTCCATCCGGCGGGATGATTCGCGCCCGATTCACGCAGCCACTGCCATCCTTCGGTCGTCCACATTTCGCGACGCCTGTAACCGCCGTCTTCGACGAAGCGTGCGAACACCTCGTTGGTCACCGGGTGCGCGTCGATCCAGAACGACGGCAGGTCGACGATGTGGCAGGGCCTCTCGTTGTCGTAGGCCGCGCTGCGATCGTCGCTTCCCATCGTGAACGGGCCGGCCGCGATGAGCACTTCTTCGCCGCTGCCGGCGGCGCAGGCCGGTGGCTGAGTCTCGATGCGCCGCGACGGCTCGTACTGAGGGAAATTCGTCAGCTGGATCCCCTGCAGGATCGTCTCGCCATGCTGCGCCTCGTGCTGGGCGATCATCGAAAAAACGTAGCCGTCGCGCAGCAACGGGTCTTCGGAAGTCAGCGGCGCCGAATCGAGCAGTGCCAGCGTCGCGTCGCGTGCAGCCTCGAGGTCGGACAGGCATTGTGCGCCACTCGAAAGCGCCAGCGAGCCGCGAACACGGCGAGGATGTCGGATCGGATCGTAGATGCCGGCGTCGTACGCCGGCACGTCGGCGGTACCGCGGCGCGACGCCGTCCGGTACACCCATTCCTGCTCGTAGCTCGCGATGTGGCCGAGGTCCCAGACGACGGGGCTCAGGATCGGCGAATGCTGCGACGTAAGGCCGGCCGGCGTCAGAGGCGCGACGATCTCGAGAGTCCGTTCGCGTTGTTCCTGCAGCTCTGTCCGCAGTCGCTCGCGAAGGCGCGCCGGCCGGTCCGCATGGGCACGGTAGCGCAGCAGCAGCAGCGCAAACAGGCAGTCGGGGTCGGTGAAAGTTTCGACGTGCCCGAACCCGTGTCGCATCGCATCGGCGATCATCTGCTCGGTACGGAACTTGCGGCTGATCTCGACGAGCACTTCCTCGCCGGCCTCGATGCGGAACTGCCTTTTCCATCGGGGCAACGTGACGACGACCGGCCGCAGCGCGCGCGCGAAAATGTCGATGCGCGATTTTTCCTCGTTCCAGCGCGCGACGTGCTCGAGCGATGCAACGTCGACTTCGGTGCCGAGCTCCCGGTTCATGCGCGAGAACAGGTTGAGCGTGAACGCTGCGCTCCATCCGTCGGCGTCGTTGTAGGCCGCCTCGAGGACGCGGGTGTCCTTGACGAGGTCGATTCCGAGAAGCAGCTGGTCGCGGTCGGCGAGGTTGGCCGTGAGCATCGTGAAAAATTCGCCGAGCTCATCGGGATTCAGATTGCCGATGCTGCTGCCGAGAAAGAGCAGCGTCACCGGAGAGAAGCGGCGAAGCCGCGGAAGCGCCTGCTCGTAGGAGCCGGCAAGCGGCGTGACGGCCAGGGCCGGAAATTCTGCTCGAAGCGCCTCGCAGGTCGCGGCCAGCATCGTGCGGCTGATGTCGATCGGCACGTAGCGGGCCACCGGCCGCGGATGCGGCCCGGCGGTCCAGGCATCGAGCAGATGACGCGTCTTGGTGGCGCTGCCGGCACCGAGCTCGACGAGCGTCGTTGCGCCGCACACCGCGCGGATGCGCTGCGCCTCGCGTGCGAGGATCCCCGCTTCGGTGCGAGTGGGGTAGTACTCGCGCTGCTCGGTGATGTGCTCGAAGATCTCGCTGCCGCGGTGATCGTAAAGGTAGCGGCAGCTCAGCCAGCGTGGACGATCGCCGAGGCCGCGGATTACCGATCTGGCGAACGCTTCGCGCACCAGATCCGCCTGCGAGGCGGCGACGCGGCCGACACGGTGGGCGCTCTGCAACGGCCCCGACATCGCGGGCCGCTCTATGGCGGCTTGTGGATGCAGTCAATTCCTTCGGCCTCCCACCCGAGGCGGCGCCCCTCGTGTTGTATCCTTTCGAGCGAGCACGGTTGCGTGGCCTGGCCGCATTGCGTGGGCGGCGCGCCTTGCCGACAATCAAGTCGGTTGCATCGGCAACGCCCGTCGTGGCGCGTACTTGCGCAGCGGGCGGAGCCCGGCGCACGACGGGGAAAACCAGCGGTGGCATACGCGACGACGGTGGGTGGTACGCGCTGGGTCTTTCGCGACCTGAAGGACCTGCTCGCGAAAGCCTCGCCCGATCGCTCCGGCGATCACCTTGCCGGTATTGCCGCCGCGTCGGCGACCGAGCGGTTCGCGGCCCAGTCCGCGCTCGCCGACCTGCCGCTCAAGGAGTTCCTCGAATACGAGCTGGTGCCTTACGAAGAGGACGAGGTCACACGCCTCATCGTGGACACGCACGACGCTGCTGCGTTTGCGCCGGTTGCATCGCTGACCGTCGGTGAGCTTCGCGAGTGGCTGCTCGGCGACCAGGTCGACTCGCAAAGCCTGACCGCGGTTGCGCCTGGACTGACGCCGGAGATGGTTGCCGCGGTTTCCAAGCTGATGCGCCTGCAGGACCTCGCGGTGGTGTCGGCGCGCTGCGAAGTCGTCACGCGTTTCCGCGGCACGATCGGGCTTCGCGCCCGGCTCGCTACGCGTCTTCAGCCGAATCATCCGACCGACGACAGCCGCGGCATCGCTGCGGCAATCGTCGACGGTCTGCTGCTCGGCGCAGGCGACGCGGTGATCGGCGTGAACCCCGCAGGAGACGGTGTCGCCAACTACGTGCGCATCGTCACGCTCCTCGACGACATTCGCACCAGGCTCGGCCTTCCGGGCCAGGGCTGCTGCCTCGGCCACGTGACGACTGCGATCGAAGCGATCGAGCGGGGCGCGCCGGTAGACCTGGTTTTCCAGTCGATTGCCGGCTCGCAGAAGGCCAACGCCGGCTTCGGCGTCACGCTGGCGCTGCTGCGCGAAGCGCAGGCCGCTGCGCTGTCGCTCCGGCGCGGCACCGTCGGGGACAACGTGATGTATTTTGAAACCGGACAGGGCGCGGCGCTTTCGGCCGAAGCCCACCACGGCGTCGACCAGCAGACGATGGAAGCGCGCGCTTACGCAGTGGCTCGTGCGTTCCGCCCCCTGCTGCTGAACACCGTCGTCGGATTCATCGGCCCCGAGTACCTCTACGATGGAAAGCAGATCCAGCGCGCGGGCCTCGAGGATCATTTCTGCGGCAAGCTGCTCGGCGTGCCGATGGGCGTCGACGTCTGCTACACGAACCACGCCGAGGCGGACCAGGACGACATGGATTCGCTGCTCGCAATGCTCGTGCTGGCCGGCGTCAACTTCGTCATCACCGTTCCCGGCGCCGACGACGTCATGCTGAACTACCAGAGCCTGTCCCACCACGACGTGCTCGCGGTGCGCGCGCTCACCGGAAGGCGCTGCGCACCCGAATTCGAGGCATGGCTCGCGAGCATGGGGTTGGCCGACGACCGTGGCAGGCTGCTCGCGAATCCCGACCGTCGCGCGCTCGAGGGCGCGCTGGCGGCAATCGAGAGTGCGCCGTGACCCGGTTGCCGAGCGTGATTCCCGCGGCGATCTCGCGCGAGGTGCTCGGCCGCCACACCGCGGCGCGCGTGGCACTCGGGCGCGCCGGAGCGAGCCTGCCGACGCGCGCCCACCTTGCATTCGTCGGTGACCACGCGCGCGCACGCGACGCCGTGTGGACCGCCGTCGATTTCGATGCGCTGGCCGCTGCGCTCGGCGCCCGCTCCCTGGTGACCGTGCGCCTGCACAGCCGCGCGCCCGACCGCGCCACCTACCTTCGAAGGCCCGACCTGGGACGGCTTCTCGACGATGCGTCCCTTTCGCGCCTTGCGTCGCTCGCGGAGGCCGGCGGCAACCGCATCGCAATCGTCATCGCCGACGGGCTCTCGGCAGAGGCCGTGCAGACCAACGCCGTGGCCGTCGTCGAACCTCTCGTCGCTGCGCTCGAGGCGCAAGGATCTCGCGTCGCTTGCGTGGCTCTCGTCGAGCAGGGACGCGTCGCGGTGGGCGATCCCGTCGGCGAAGCGCTCGGCGCTGACCTCGTCGTCGTGCTGATCGGCGAGCGACCGGGCCTGTCGGCCGCCGACTCCCTCGGCTGTTACGTGACGTGGGCGCCGCGGCCCGGCACGCCGGATTCGCGGCGCAACTGCATCTCGAACATCCGATGCGGCGGCCTGATTCCTGCCGATGCAGCGGCGCGAATCGCATGGCTCGTCGGCGAGGCGACGAAAAGACGCCTTACCGGCGTCGCGCTGAAGCAGGAAGAAGTCCCCGTTTCTCGTTGAGCGTAGCGCAGGCGGCTGCCCCGCCGGGTGCGACGCTGCTGCGCCGTCACAGTGGTTTCCGCGCCGCCGCGGGGGCAGGGGGTCTCGACGCGACTGCAATATGCTGACTGGATGGACATCGACGTGATGAGGCGCAGTGGTGTCCGACCTGACCAATCTTCCGACCTGCAACGAGAACGGCGACGTCCACGTCGTCGTCGAGGCGCCGCGCGGATCGCTCGTCAAGCTGAAGTTCGAGCCGCTCCTGAGGACATGGGTGTTCCAGCGCGCATTGCCGCTCGGGGTCGCGTATCCGTACGACTGGGGCTTCATCCCGAGCACGACGGCTGCGGACGGAGATCCGCTCGACGCGATGGTGCTGAGCGACGTTGCGACCTGGCCGGGCGTCGTCATCGAAACTTCGCCGATCGGTGCGGTCTCGATGGTCCAGCGCGACGGCAAGGGCGAGGCGGAGATACGCAACGACAGGATCATCCTGGTTCCGCGGCGTGACCGCCGTTACGAGGACGTCCGTGACATTTCGAAACGAATGCGCGAGGAGCTCGAACAGTTCTTCGTCACCGCGATCGAAATGACGGGCAAGAGCGTGAAAATCGAAGGCTGGAAGAGCGCGAAAGCCGCCCAGCGCGCGATCCGCAAGGCGAGCGGCCGCTACGAGCGCGGTGCCGGCCGGCGTTGAGACGGCCGCGGACGATGCTCATTGCTGCGGCTGCCCGGCGCCCAGCACCGCTTCGAGCTCGAACACGTGGGGATCCTCGGCGCCGAGACGGCGCAGCGAATCGGCGAGCCGGCACACGTATTCGGCGTTCGGGCCGCTGTGGCCCCTGGCGGCGCGGATCTGCGCCGCAAGCTCGTCAAGAGGAGCCGGTCCCAGATAGTTCGGGTTGCGCGGGTCGGCCATGTAGATCAACCCCTGCACGCTCGAGTCGGGCGCGGTGAACAGGCGGGTGCGGACCCTGCGGTAGCCGCCCCGCTCGCGATGGTCGAGGTGCGCGAGCACGTCGTCGCGCTCATGGTCACGAAGCCGGAACGCGACGCCGCGGCAGACTGCGCCGATGCGACGCACCAGCGTGACCACACGGCCCGGCGCCCCCGGCTCTCCTCGATGATCCGTCGATCCCTGCCAGAAGCGGCGTTCCCAGCCATGGATGAAGCCCGGCAGCGCGACATCGTATGGAAACTCCTGCTTCCACAGGAGCGACCCGTAGCCGAAGATCCACGTCGATCCGGACACGGCTCGCGATGATATCAGCCAGCCGGGCGAAGGTCGCGCGCGATGCCTCAGGTTTTTTGCGACGCCGGCCTCGAACCGGAACGGACGCCGGTCGCAGGTCGGCGTCTCGGCTACATCCCCGGCCGCAGGCACGAGTGGATGCTCGCCGCGCCGCCGGTGCGCCCAGCCAGCGTCAGGATCGCCTCTTCGGCTTTCTCGAGCGGGAAATCGTGCGTGTGCATCTTCGCGAGCGGCACCGTGCCGGATTCGATCAGCCGGATGGCCGAACGATACGCGGCGCTGGTCACGCCGAGCACGCCGCGGATCTGGATCTCTTTTACGACGATGAGGTCGCTGATGAAGTCGGGCACGCTCTTGAAGCCCTTGACGCCGGCGAGGACGATGCGCCCGCCGGGACGCACGTAGTGCAGCGACTCGGCGACCGGCTCGGTCGCGTTCGCCGAGACCTCGACGACGACATCGGCTCCGCGCCCGCCGGTGAGCTCCTTGACGCGCGTGCGCACGTCCTCGTTCTCGACGTCGATCGTCGCATCGGCGCCAAACTCGCGCGCGAGTGCCATCTTGGCCCCGTCGCGCGCAAGACCGGTGACGATGATCTTTGCGGCGCCAGCCGCGCGGCATGCAATGACGCTCGCGAGGCCGCGCTGTCCCGGCCCGAGGATCAGCACCGTATCGCCGGGCCCCACTTCCCCGGCCTCGACGGCCCAGCGAAAGCCGGCGCCGAGAGGATTGAACATCACCGCGAGCTCGGCCGGAATCGATCGGTCGATCTTGTGCAGCAGCGTGTTCGGATCCAGGTACATGTAGTCGGCGTACGCGCCCCACAGGCCCGGAGGATGCGACAACGGTACGTAGGCGTACCCGAACATCGTGCCGCGGCCGCGGCAGAGCTGGTAGTCGCCGGCGACGCAATCGCGGCAGTTCCCGCAGCGAATCAATGTTTCGACAGCGACACGGTCGCCGGCGTCGACTCCCCAGCGCCTGGCCGCGCGGTCGCCGATGCGCTCGATGATCCCGAGAGGCTCGTGGCCGGGCACCAGAGGCATGCGCACCGGCAGCAATCCGTCGTATTGCTCGACATCACTACCGCAGATCCCGCACGCTTCCACGCGAAGGATCGCGCTGTCGGCGTCGATGTCGGGAACCTCGATGTCGCGCATCTCGAGGGCGCGTGGCCCGGTCTGCACGACCGCGCGCGAATTCACGACGCGATCTCCATCAGTCTTTTCGACTGCCGGCGGATCCAGGTGGATCGGAGATCAGCAGTGTTCCCTGCGCGACGCAGACGAGCTTTGCTCCGTTGCTCACGTCGACGCGCACCACGGCCGAGCGTCGTCCGCAGGAGAGCACTCGCGATTCCGCAACGAGCGTGCCGCTCTTGACCGCTGCGAGGTAGTTGATCTTGAACTCGGTGGTCGCTGCCCATTGGCCCGGCTTCATCAACGGATAGAGCACGCAACCGAGCGCATGGTCGACGAGGCCGGCCATCACGCCGCCGTGGATCGCGCCCATGATCGTCAGCAGCTCTTCGCGAATCGGCATGCTCGCGCGCAGGAAGCCGGGGGTGATCTCGTCGATGGTGACGCCGAGATAGCCGGGGAGCCCGCCGATCTTGTCGCTGGCGGCGACCATCGCGCTGGCGATCTTCGGGTTGAATTCGGGAAACTCTGGGGCGGCGCTGCTCACGGACGTTGCTCCTGCGGGCCGGTTGCCCGCGTTTTGCGCCGTCCGTGAGGCAGAGTCGAGGGGCGCCGTCAGCCCGGCATCGAATCCTCGAGCCTCACGATCTTGCCGTCGCGGATCCAGGCTCTCTCCTCGCCCGTCACTCGCAGGTCCGGCTCGCCCTTCTTCCGGTACGTCACTGCCCACGCGACGAAGACGGCGCCGTCGCGAATTTCGGGGCCGGACAGGGGCTCGAGCAGTCTCTCGTCGTAGAGCCGGTCGAAGGAGTTCACCGATTCGATGAGGTGATCGACGATCTGGTCGCGACCGCTCCAGGTGCCGCCGAACGGAGGGCCGGCTGCCACTTCATAGACGGCGTCGTCGGAAAAAGACTCGCGAACGGGCTTCCAGTCATCGCTGACGAAGGCCGCTTCGAATGCCGCGGCGTAGCGGGCGAAAGCTTCGATGTCGTTCATGGACGCACCTCGGCAGCAGGAACTGTGGATATGGTGGGCCGGCCGTCGAAACCTGCAACTGCCGCGCGCGGGCATGGCGCAGGTCTCGCGTACGGCGCGGCGCAGGTGCCGCGCTCGGACGCGGCGCAGCGCCAGGCCCGGAGGCGGCGCGGTGCGGCCGGCCTCGAAGGCGCGCCGGGCCCTGCGAAGCCGACGAAGCGCTTTCGGGCCCACCCCAAAGGGGGGCTTGTCCGTACGCCGAAAGAGCGGGGAAAACAGCGCGAATAGACCTTGCCGCGCCCCGTCGAAGAAATATTGACTTTTCTGTATGGTATGGAAATGGTCGCCTCATGCACATCACAGCCCAGGAAGAGTACGGACTTCGCTGCCTCCTGCGGGTGGCCATGCACGAGTCCGGCGAGCCGATGCGAACCCAGGAGGTCGCCGCCGCCGAGGGGCTCAGCCTCGAGTACGCCGCCAAGCTGATGCGGACGCTCAAGAACCAGGGTTTCGTCGAGAGCACCCGCGGCGCCGCCGGCGGCTACCACCTGGCGCGGCCGGCGTCCGAAATCAGCGTCTGGCAGGTGCTCGAAGAGCTCGGCGGTCCTCTTTACGAGGAAAAGTTCTGCGACGCCCACACCGGCTCCCAGCGAAGCTGCATGCATTCGACGGATTGCTCGATCCGCGCACTGTGGCGCAACGTCAACGGCATCCTGAAGACGGCGCTGTCGGCGATCTCGCTGACTGACCTTTCGCGCAACGAAGGAATGCTGCACGCGTGGCTCGCGCGCGACACGTCGGCGCCGCGCGCCGCGTCGCTGGCGGGCGCTGCGTCCCTGTCCGCCCCGGAGCCTGCGCGATGAGCGGCGGCCAGGACGCAAGAGACTTCGTCTCCGAGCGGGGCGACTACAAGTACGGCTTCGTCACCGACATCGAGAGTGACATCGTCGCGCCCGGCCTCAGCGAGGACCTGATCCGCCTGCTGTCGAAGAAGAAAGGCGAGCCCGACTTCATGCTCGACTGGCGCCTGAAGGCGTACCGGTCGTGGATGAAAATGGCACGCAGCGAGGGCGAGCCGAAGTGGCCCCACCTCAAGATCGCGCCGGTCGACTACCAGGCGATCAGCTACTACGCGGCCCCCAAGGCGAAGCCGTCGCTCCAGAGCATGGACGAGGTCGATCCCGCGCTTCGCGACACCTTCAACAAGCTCGGCATTCCGCTCGACGAGCAGATGCTGCTCGCCGGCGTGGCCGTCGATGCGGTGTTCGACAGCGTCTCGGTTGCGACGACGTTCAAGGCGAAGCTGGCCGAGGCGGGAGTGATCTTCTGCTCCTTCAGCGAGGCCGTGCAGAACCACCCCGACCTCATTCGCAAGTATCTCGGAACGGTGGTGCCGATCACCGACAACTTCTATGCGGCGCTCAACTCGGCCGTCTTCACCGACGGCAGCTTCTGCTACATCCCGCCGGGCGTGCGCTGCCCGATGGAGCTGTCGACGTACTTCCGCATCAACGCGCAGAACACCGGACAGTTCGAAAGGACGCTGATCGTCGCCGACGAGGGTTCGTACGTGAGCTACCTCGAAGGTTGCACGGCGCCCAAGCGCGACGAGAACCAGCTCCACGCTGCGGTCGTCGAGCTGGTTGCGCACGAGCGCGCCCAGATCAAGTACTCGACGGTCCAGAACTGGTATCCGGGCGACAAGGAAGGCCGCGGCGGCATCTACAACTTCGTGACCAAGCGCGGCAAGTGCGCCGGCGCCCATTCGAAGATCTCCTGGACCCAGGTCGAGACCGGATCGGCGATCACGTGGAAGTACCCGAGCTGCATCCTCCAGGGCGACCATTCGGTCGGCGAGTTCTATTCGGTGGCTGTGACCAACAACCACCAGCAGGCCGACACCGGCACCAAGATGCTGCACATCGGCAAGAACACGCGCAGCACCATCGTGTCCAAGGGCATCGCGGCGGGCCACGGCCAGCAGAGCTATCGCGGCCTGGTGCAGGTGGCGCCCGGCGCCGACGGGGCTCGCAATTATTCGCAGTGCGATTCGCTGCTGATCGGCGACCGCTGCGGCTGCCACACGTTCCCGTACATCGACGTGAGAAACCGCACGGCGCAGGTCGAGCACGAAGCCTCGACCTCGAAGATCGGTGAGGACCAGCTCTTCTACTGCCAGCAGCGCGGCCTCTCGGCCGAGGACGCCGTCTCGCTGATCGTCAACGGCTTCTGCAAGCAGGTGTTTCGCGAGCTGCCGATGGAGTTCGCCGTCGAGGCCCAGAAGCTGCTCGGCGTTACCCTCGAAGGGGCGGTCGGATGAGCGAAGCTGCGATGCTTTCCATCCGCGACCTTCACGCCGAGATCGACGGCAAGCCGATCCTGCGCGGGCTCAGCCTCGAGGTGGGCGCCGGCGAAGTGCACGCGATCATGGGGCCGAACGGCTCGGGCAAGAGCACGCTTGCGCAGATCCTGGCCGGCCGCGACCTTTACCGCGTCACCGCGGGCGAGGTGCTCTACCAGGGGCGCGACCTGCTCGCGATGCCGGCCGACGAGAGGGCTCGCGAGGGAGTGTTCCTTTCGTTCCAGTATCCGGTCGAGCTGCCGGGCATCGCGAATTCGTACTTTCTCAAGGCCGCGCTCAACGCGCAGCGCCGCCACCGCGGCCTGTCCGAGATGGACGCCGTCGACTTCCTGCAGGCCGCGCGCGCGAAGATGAAGATCGTAGGGCTGAGCGAAGAGCTGCTGCACCGCTCCGTCAACGAAGGCTTTTCGGGCGGCGAGAAGAAGCGCAACGAAATTTTCCAGATGGCGATGCTCGAGCCGCGCCTGGCGATCCTCGACGAGACCGACTCGGGTCTCGACGTGGACGCGTTGCGCACCGTCGCCGATGGAGTCAACAGCGTGCGCTCGCCCGAGCGATCCATGCTGCTGATCACGCACTACCAGCGCCTGCTCGACTACGTGAAGCCCGACTTCACGCACGTGCTGGCCGGCGGACGGATCGTGCGCTCCGGTGGCCCCGGCCTCGCGCTCGAGGTCGAGGAGCGCGGCTACACGTGGATCGAGGAGCAGGCAGCGCCTGCGGCGTGACGGAAAAGGACGAGACCATGGCGACGGCCGATCCGAAAGCAGCATTCACCGGCGATTTCGAGCGCCTGCGTGAAGGTCTGCCCGGCCGCGGCGCCGCGTGGCTCGACGCGCTGAGGCGTGACGCGATCAGCGCCTTCGCGCTCGCCGGCTTTCCCGGAGTTCGCGACGAGGACTGGAAGTACACGAACATCCTTCCGGCGCTGAAGGACCGGCTGGAACCCGTGCTCGATTCCGAGGCCGCCGCCGTCGATGACAGTCGGCTGAGGCCGCTCGTTTCGCAGGCTTCGGGCATCACCGCCGACGCTCCCCTCGTCGTTTTCGTCGACGGGCACTTTCGCGCTTCGCTGTCGCGGCCCGGTGGCAGCGTCGCCGGCGCTTCGGTGCGACTGTCGAGTCTTCGCGAGCGCCTGGCGACCGATCCTCAGCAACTGGAGCCGTGGCTCGGACGCTACCTGCCGGTTGCGGCCCACGGATTTGCCGCTCTCAACACCGCCTTTCTCGACGACGGTGCGGTCATCGAGATTGCCGAAGGAGCGATCAATGAACAGCCGCTCCACGTCGTCTACCTTGCGACGCGGCGCGAGCGGCCTTTCGTCGCGTATCCGCGCAACGTCGTCATCGCCGGGCCCCGCAGCTCGGCACTGGTGGTCGAGCATTACATTGGCGAGGACGGCGCGCGGTGCCTGACCAACGCCGCGAGCGAAGTCGTGCTCCGCTCCGGGGCCGTGCTCGGTCACGTTCGCATCCAGGACGAAGCGAAGTCTTCGTTCCACGTCGCGCGCGTCGAGGTGGAACAGGGACCCGGCAGCAATTTCGTATCGCACGCCTTCGGGTTCGGCGCGGCATTGTCGCGAACCGAGCTCACCGTGCGCCTGGCGGGTGAGCAGGCCGAATGCCGGATGTCGGGACTGTATGCGATGGACGGCTCGCGCCACGTCGACCACCACGTGACGATCGACCACTGCGCGCCGCACACGCGCAGCGACCAGCTCTTCAAGGGCATCCTCGACGACAAATCGCGCGGCGTGTTCACCGGAAGAGTGCTCGTGCGTGCCGGCTCGCAGAAAATCAGGGCGATGCAGAAGAACCCGAGCATTCTGCTCGGCGAAGGCGCGGTGGCCGAAACGCGGCCCCAGCTCGAGATCTACGCCGACGACGTCGTGTGCAACCACGGAGCCACCGTCGGCCGCCTCGACGAGAGCGCGCTGTTCTACCTGC
This region of Candidatus Binatia bacterium genomic DNA includes:
- the sufD gene encoding Fe-S cluster assembly protein SufD; amino-acid sequence: MDRGAGSACGVTEKDETMATADPKAAFTGDFERLREGLPGRGAAWLDALRRDAISAFALAGFPGVRDEDWKYTNILPALKDRLEPVLDSEAAAVDDSRLRPLVSQASGITADAPLVVFVDGHFRASLSRPGGSVAGASVRLSSLRERLATDPQQLEPWLGRYLPVAAHGFAALNTAFLDDGAVIEIAEGAINEQPLHVVYLATRRERPFVAYPRNVVIAGPRSSALVVEHYIGEDGARCLTNAASEVVLRSGAVLGHVRIQDEAKSSFHVARVEVEQGPGSNFVSHAFGFGAALSRTELTVRLAGEQAECRMSGLYAMDGSRHVDHHVTIDHCAPHTRSDQLFKGILDDKSRGVFTGRVLVRAGSQKIRAMQKNPSILLGEGAVAETRPQLEIYADDVVCNHGATVGRLDESALFYLLSRGIDPREARRLLVAGFAAEVVESVVPETLRHALTAMVGERIRALGTAAKGQAA
- the sufC gene encoding Fe-S cluster assembly ATPase SufC encodes the protein MLSIRDLHAEIDGKPILRGLSLEVGAGEVHAIMGPNGSGKSTLAQILAGRDLYRVTAGEVLYQGRDLLAMPADERAREGVFLSFQYPVELPGIANSYFLKAALNAQRRHRGLSEMDAVDFLQAARAKMKIVGLSEELLHRSVNEGFSGGEKKRNEIFQMAMLEPRLAILDETDSGLDVDALRTVADGVNSVRSPERSMLLITHYQRLLDYVKPDFTHVLAGGRIVRSGGPGLALEVEERGYTWIEEQAAPAA
- the sufB gene encoding Fe-S cluster assembly protein SufB, which codes for MSGGQDARDFVSERGDYKYGFVTDIESDIVAPGLSEDLIRLLSKKKGEPDFMLDWRLKAYRSWMKMARSEGEPKWPHLKIAPVDYQAISYYAAPKAKPSLQSMDEVDPALRDTFNKLGIPLDEQMLLAGVAVDAVFDSVSVATTFKAKLAEAGVIFCSFSEAVQNHPDLIRKYLGTVVPITDNFYAALNSAVFTDGSFCYIPPGVRCPMELSTYFRINAQNTGQFERTLIVADEGSYVSYLEGCTAPKRDENQLHAAVVELVAHERAQIKYSTVQNWYPGDKEGRGGIYNFVTKRGKCAGAHSKISWTQVETGSAITWKYPSCILQGDHSVGEFYSVAVTNNHQQADTGTKMLHIGKNTRSTIVSKGIAAGHGQQSYRGLVQVAPGADGARNYSQCDSLLIGDRCGCHTFPYIDVRNRTAQVEHEASTSKIGEDQLFYCQQRGLSAEDAVSLIVNGFCKQVFRELPMEFAVEAQKLLGVTLEGAVG